One region of Flavobacterium sp. GSB-24 genomic DNA includes:
- a CDS encoding DUF2723 domain-containing protein — MAQFNFNKWNTIIGWFAFAIALITYTLTVEPTMSFWDCGEYIATAAKLEVGHPPGAPLFQMMGAFFAMFAIDAQHVALMVNMMSVFSSAFTILFMFWSSSMILKKIVARFAEIDQNNSIVILGSSFVGALAYTFSDSFWFNAVEAEVYAMASLLIALLFWLGLRWEQDMDKPKGNKWLLIISLVVGLSFGVHFMALLTIPSIGFLYYFKHYEKVTIKNFLIANVVVIGILLFIFKLLLPLTMAFFGKTEIFMVNSMGLPFNSGTIFVALLFIAFFYFGLKFTKQKGLIFYNTIILCILFILIGFSTWMMLPVRANANTVINENKPSDAIEVLAYYNREQYGVNPLFYGPQYTEVFSGLDAKTPYLDKKPNYERDYKTGKYIITNNYKNAEQNSDDNQKTILPRMWSTDTPHIQNYINFTNPPKFKINPNYDYEEDLAKYGIDPSQLSEDEYNKATAQLRNEVEKTVSEFRHAYAQKQIDNEGYVKFLQSYKDYLIIEKPTTADNFGFMFEYQFGYMYWRYLMWNFVGRQNDVQGKYDNLDGNWISGIKPLDSIHLGSQDNLPSDVLNNKGRNVYYFLPFILGLIGLMYHANKDLKSFYVLLALFLFTGIALKIYLNERPFEPRERDYALVGSFYVFAIWIGFGVYSLYESIQKYLAPKIAGPVIIAGSLLAAPILMAAQNWDDHDRSNRYTALAMAKAYLSSCDKDAILFTIGDNDTFPLWYAQEIEHFRTDVKIVNTSLFMTDWYIDQMKAKSYESNALPISFTHDQYVGDKLDYVAYIQKIDTRWNLNDFIDFIKNPKSTVGLQNGQTIHFYPTNKIRVNVDKNTIIKNKVVNPKYNDSIVPYLDINIKGGALYKNRLMMLDILANNNWKRPIYFSGGAFDDEDYLWLKDYLQLDGMVYKLVPIKNTPSKDGGPLDMGQIDADKMYDIVMKWDWGNSESEKIYHDPETRRNSITYRTNLSRLMNQLIEEGKIDKAKKVINLAITKMPLDKFGYYSLVEPFADGYYKVGETAKAQDLLNKLVQKYKEDLNYYSTLTPSDQTDLAVDIITDIERYRSLLHVMQDNKDTAFYNKHKTTFNTYVNVFERFGREKE; from the coding sequence ATGGCACAATTCAATTTCAATAAATGGAATACAATTATTGGTTGGTTTGCATTTGCAATCGCTTTAATTACTTACACTTTAACAGTTGAACCTACAATGAGCTTTTGGGATTGCGGAGAATATATCGCTACCGCTGCCAAACTTGAAGTAGGCCACCCACCGGGAGCTCCTCTTTTTCAAATGATGGGTGCATTTTTTGCAATGTTTGCGATTGATGCCCAGCATGTAGCTCTAATGGTTAACATGATGTCTGTTTTTTCTAGCGCTTTCACTATATTATTTATGTTTTGGTCTTCATCTATGATCTTAAAAAAGATTGTAGCTCGTTTTGCCGAGATTGATCAAAATAATTCGATTGTTATTTTGGGAAGCTCTTTTGTTGGAGCTTTAGCTTATACTTTTTCCGACAGTTTTTGGTTTAATGCAGTAGAAGCCGAGGTTTATGCTATGGCATCTTTATTAATTGCATTGCTTTTTTGGCTTGGCTTACGCTGGGAACAAGACATGGACAAACCAAAAGGAAATAAATGGCTTTTAATTATTTCTTTAGTTGTCGGACTTTCGTTTGGAGTTCACTTTATGGCTCTTCTAACTATTCCTTCTATCGGATTTTTATACTATTTCAAACATTACGAAAAAGTTACTATTAAGAACTTTCTAATTGCCAATGTTGTTGTTATTGGAATCTTATTATTTATTTTCAAATTACTTCTTCCATTAACCATGGCTTTTTTCGGAAAAACCGAAATCTTTATGGTAAACAGCATGGGACTTCCTTTTAATTCAGGAACCATATTTGTAGCGTTGTTATTTATCGCTTTCTTTTATTTTGGATTAAAATTTACCAAACAAAAAGGCTTAATATTTTACAACACTATAATATTATGTATTTTATTCATCCTGATTGGTTTCTCTACTTGGATGATGCTTCCTGTTCGTGCGAATGCTAATACGGTTATCAATGAAAACAAACCTTCAGATGCTATTGAGGTTTTAGCGTATTATAATCGTGAACAATATGGTGTAAATCCTTTGTTTTATGGGCCTCAGTATACTGAAGTTTTTTCTGGACTTGATGCTAAAACACCTTATTTAGATAAAAAACCTAACTACGAAAGAGATTATAAAACTGGTAAATATATTATTACTAATAACTATAAAAACGCAGAGCAAAATTCTGATGACAATCAGAAAACAATTCTGCCTAGAATGTGGAGTACAGATACCCCTCACATTCAAAATTATATCAACTTTACAAATCCTCCGAAATTCAAAATCAACCCTAATTATGATTATGAAGAGGATTTAGCTAAATACGGAATTGACCCAAGCCAGTTAAGCGAAGATGAATATAATAAAGCTACTGCTCAATTACGCAATGAAGTTGAAAAAACTGTTTCTGAATTTAGACATGCTTACGCTCAAAAACAAATTGATAACGAAGGTTATGTTAAATTCCTGCAAAGCTACAAGGACTATTTAATTATTGAAAAACCAACTACAGCAGACAATTTTGGTTTTATGTTCGAATACCAATTTGGATATATGTACTGGAGATATTTGATGTGGAATTTTGTTGGACGTCAAAATGATGTTCAAGGTAAGTATGATAATTTAGACGGAAACTGGATCAGTGGTATTAAACCTTTAGATTCTATTCATTTAGGATCACAGGACAATTTACCTTCAGACGTATTAAACAATAAAGGACGTAATGTATATTATTTCCTTCCATTTATCTTAGGTTTAATTGGTTTAATGTACCACGCAAATAAAGATCTAAAAAGCTTTTATGTTCTTTTGGCTTTATTCTTATTTACAGGAATTGCATTAAAAATATATTTGAACGAAAGACCTTTTGAACCTCGCGAAAGAGATTATGCTCTTGTTGGCTCCTTCTATGTCTTTGCGATCTGGATTGGTTTTGGTGTTTATTCACTCTATGAAAGTATTCAAAAATATCTGGCTCCCAAAATTGCAGGACCAGTTATTATTGCAGGAAGCTTACTGGCTGCTCCTATTTTAATGGCTGCTCAAAACTGGGACGATCATGACAGATCTAACAGATATACAGCTTTAGCAATGGCAAAGGCTTATTTAAGTTCTTGCGATAAAGATGCTATTTTATTTACTATTGGAGACAACGACACATTCCCGCTTTGGTACGCACAGGAGATTGAGCATTTCAGGACAGATGTAAAAATCGTAAATACAAGTTTATTTATGACTGATTGGTACATCGATCAAATGAAAGCCAAATCGTATGAATCTAATGCGCTTCCTATTTCTTTTACCCATGATCAATATGTAGGAGACAAACTGGATTATGTTGCTTATATTCAAAAAATTGACACTCGCTGGAATCTTAATGACTTTATAGATTTTATCAAAAATCCTAAATCAACTGTTGGTTTACAAAATGGACAAACAATTCATTTCTACCCAACTAACAAAATTAGAGTGAACGTTGATAAAAATACCATCATCAAAAACAAAGTGGTTAATCCTAAATACAATGATTCTATTGTTCCTTATTTAGACATTAATATTAAGGGAGGCGCTTTATACAAAAACCGATTAATGATGCTCGATATCTTAGCTAATAACAATTGGAAAAGACCGATTTATTTTAGCGGAGGTGCTTTTGATGATGAAGATTATTTATGGTTAAAAGATTATCTGCAGTTAGACGGAATGGTTTACAAATTGGTTCCTATAAAAAATACTCCTTCTAAAGATGGAGGTCCATTAGATATGGGACAAATAGATGCAGATAAAATGTATGATATTGTAATGAAATGGGATTGGGGTAACAGCGAAAGCGAAAAAATTTACCATGACCCTGAAACAAGAAGAAACAGTATTACTTATCGCACGAATCTTTCAAGATTGATGAACCAGCTTATTGAAGAGGGTAAAATTGACAAAGCTAAAAAAGTCATTAATTTAGCTATAACCAAAATGCCTTTAGACAAATTTGGCTATTATTCTTTAGTTGAACCTTTTGCCGATGGTTATTATAAAGTTGGCGAAACTGCAAAAGCACAAGATCTTTTAAACAAATTGGTTCAAAAATACAAAGAGGATTTAAACTATTACAGTACCTTAACTCCTTCTGACCAAACTGATTTAGCAGTAGATATTATTACAGATATTGAACGTTACAGAAGTTTACTGCATGTTATGCAGGACAATAAAGACACTGCTTTTTACAACAAACATAAAACGACATTTAATACTTATGTAAATGTTTTTGAACGTTTTGGACGCGAAAAAGAATAG
- a CDS encoding universal stress protein: protein MKRILVPTDFSEHAEDALKVAAQIAKRNNSEIIILHMLELPHQANDAILGGISIPESMLFMKKANEMLDEVSARPYLDGLEVTEIVKMDKPIHGIIQISKDHDVDLIVMGSHGSSGVEELLIGSNTEKVVRNSEIPVLVIKENISNFNATNIVFASDFSEEAKKPFEKLLNFAKFFDSKIHLVNICTPNSFKPTHVAEKAINEFVDQFSITNYTAQTYNDTNIEKGIINFSNKINADIIGMCTHGRTGFAHFFNGSISEGLVNHAVKPVITLKI, encoded by the coding sequence ATGAAACGAATTTTAGTACCTACCGATTTTTCAGAACATGCAGAAGACGCTTTAAAAGTCGCCGCGCAAATTGCTAAAAGAAACAATTCCGAGATCATTATTTTACATATGCTCGAATTACCACATCAAGCAAACGATGCCATTCTGGGCGGAATCAGCATTCCCGAAAGCATGCTTTTTATGAAAAAAGCCAACGAAATGCTGGACGAAGTTTCTGCAAGGCCTTATCTGGACGGATTAGAGGTTACCGAAATCGTAAAAATGGACAAACCAATACACGGTATCATTCAAATCAGCAAAGATCATGATGTAGATTTAATCGTAATGGGCTCACACGGTTCTTCTGGTGTCGAAGAATTATTAATTGGATCTAATACTGAAAAGGTTGTTCGAAATTCAGAAATACCCGTTCTAGTCATCAAGGAAAATATTTCGAATTTTAATGCTACTAACATTGTTTTCGCTTCTGATTTTTCAGAAGAAGCAAAAAAACCTTTTGAAAAACTTTTAAATTTTGCAAAATTCTTTGACTCAAAAATACACCTTGTAAACATATGCACTCCTAACAGCTTTAAACCTACACACGTTGCCGAGAAAGCCATTAATGAATTTGTAGATCAGTTTAGCATCACCAATTACACAGCTCAAACCTACAATGACACCAATATTGAAAAAGGAATTATTAATTTCTCTAACAAAATAAATGCCGACATAATAGGAATGTGCACTCATGGAAGAACTGGTTTTGCACACTTTTTTAACGGAAGCATAAGCGAGGGATTAGTCAATCACGCTGTAAAACCTGTAATTACCTTAAAGATTTAA
- the rimP gene encoding ribosome assembly cofactor RimP — translation MTFKEKVNGLITEALLEKPSIFLIDLAVSDSFKISVGLDGDNGVALQDCIDISRAIENNLDREEQDFSLEVASVGVGSPLKLIRQYKKNIGRTLIVTTNTEKIEAELIEANDVFIILSWKAREPKKVGKGKETVQKEQQIPYTEIKEAVVTVTF, via the coding sequence ATGACATTTAAAGAAAAAGTAAACGGATTAATTACGGAAGCTCTTCTGGAAAAACCATCTATCTTTTTGATTGATTTGGCAGTTTCGGATTCTTTTAAAATTAGTGTTGGTTTAGACGGTGATAATGGAGTGGCACTGCAAGATTGCATCGATATTAGTCGTGCAATAGAGAATAATCTGGATCGTGAAGAGCAGGATTTTTCGCTTGAAGTAGCATCAGTTGGAGTAGGGTCGCCTTTAAAATTAATAAGACAATACAAGAAAAATATTGGTAGAACGCTGATTGTTACTACAAATACTGAAAAAATCGAGGCAGAATTGATAGAAGCTAATGATGTTTTTATAATTTTGTCTTGGAAAGCAAGAGAACCGAAAAAAGTAGGAAAAGGAAAAGAAACAGTTCAAAAAGAGCAACAAATACCTTATACAGAAATTAAAGAGGCAGTTGTTACGGTAACATTTTAA
- the nusA gene encoding transcription termination factor NusA yields the protein MENLALIDSFSEFKDNKLIDRVTLMAILEDVFRNALKKKYGSDENFDIIINPDKGDMEIWRRRVIVADEDLDFENEEITLTEARKIEADFEIGEEVSEEVKLIDLGRRAILALRQNLISKIHEHDNTNLYKQFKDIIGDIYTAEVHHVRPRVVILVDDEGNEIVLPKEKQIPSDFFRKGDNVRGIIESVELKGNKPQIIMSRTSEKFLEKLFEQEIPEVFDGLITVKNVVRIPGEKAKVAVDSYDDRIDPVGACVGMKGSRIHGIVRELGNENIDVINYTNNIQLFITRALSPAKVSSIKIDEDNKRAEVFLKLEEVSKAIGRGGHNIKLAGQLTGYELDVIREGDVAGTVADEDDVELTEFSDEIEEWVIEEFAKIGLDTAKSILKHEVEDLVRRTDLEEETILDVMKILKEEFDS from the coding sequence ATGGAAAATTTAGCATTAATCGATTCATTCTCAGAGTTTAAAGATAATAAACTTATTGATCGTGTAACGCTTATGGCAATTTTAGAGGACGTATTTAGAAATGCATTAAAGAAAAAATACGGTTCAGATGAAAATTTCGATATCATTATAAATCCTGATAAAGGAGATATGGAAATTTGGAGAAGAAGAGTAATTGTTGCCGATGAGGATCTTGATTTTGAAAATGAGGAGATTACATTGACTGAAGCAAGAAAAATTGAAGCGGATTTTGAAATTGGAGAAGAGGTTTCTGAAGAAGTAAAATTGATTGATTTAGGAAGAAGAGCTATCTTAGCGCTTCGCCAAAATCTAATATCTAAAATTCATGAGCACGATAATACAAATCTTTACAAACAATTTAAAGATATTATCGGTGATATTTATACAGCAGAAGTACATCACGTACGTCCTAGAGTAGTTATTTTGGTTGATGACGAAGGAAATGAAATTGTTCTTCCAAAAGAAAAACAAATTCCATCTGACTTTTTCCGTAAAGGAGATAATGTTCGCGGTATTATTGAAAGCGTTGAATTAAAAGGAAATAAACCTCAAATTATTATGTCTAGAACTTCAGAAAAGTTCTTAGAAAAATTATTTGAACAAGAAATTCCAGAAGTTTTCGACGGTTTAATTACAGTGAAAAATGTAGTTCGTATTCCTGGAGAAAAAGCAAAAGTAGCTGTTGATTCTTATGATGATAGAATTGATCCAGTAGGTGCTTGTGTGGGAATGAAAGGTTCTCGTATTCATGGAATTGTTCGTGAATTAGGAAATGAAAATATTGATGTAATCAATTATACAAACAACATTCAATTGTTTATTACAAGAGCATTAAGCCCTGCAAAAGTTTCTTCTATCAAAATTGATGAAGATAACAAAAGAGCTGAAGTATTCTTGAAATTAGAAGAGGTTTCTAAAGCAATTGGTAGAGGTGGTCACAATATCAAATTAGCTGGTCAATTAACTGGTTATGAATTAGATGTTATTCGTGAAGGAGATGTTGCCGGTACTGTTGCAGATGAGGATGATGTTGAATTAACAGAATTTTCAGATGAAATCGAAGAATGGGTAATTGAAGAGTTTGCTAAAATAGGTTTAGATACTGCAAAAAGTATCTTGAAACATGAAGTAGAAGATTTAGTAAGAAGAACAGATTTAGAAGAGGAAACAATTCTAGATGTTATGAAAATACTAAAAGAAGAGTTTGACAGCTAA